The genomic region CAGTTTAACAGCTCAAGGATTGGAGCAAGCGTTCAAAGGAGGCCAGGGAGCGAAAAGAGAACTAACAAGAACCTTATGTTATTTATAAGAGAACTTGCCATTGTTCCCTCTCTGCCAGTAGCCTGCACAGATCAGAAGGAAGCAAGACAAAAAGGGAATCGTGCTTAAATACTGAATGCATTGAGAACGACATCCTGAAGTACAATCCTCACTTCAGAGAGGTCGTGAAATCCCTGTATTTTTCCCACAAATATTTGCAGCTAAGAGTTAAAGCTAATGATCAAGGAATCAGACTACAAACCTGCCATAAACACAAGAAACTGACATATGCCAACCTCAAAAGCCCACTGACTTCATATTCAGTAGGAAACGACACAATTAATTTATAAGTAGCTatacaggcagaaaaaaagacaaaaaaaatcccaccaccaaACCGGTTCACACATAACAGACATTATTCAGAAGGCAATCACATTCATACAAAATATTAGTCTTTAACTTCATCCCGCAATTATTGGGAGAACGAAGTTTTTTCTAAAGAACATAGCCATTCATCTATTTAGGAACATCACCATGCAGTGTTCTTCCAGCTGTGGACTGTGAGCTGCTGCTGACTCACTAAACAACAGGCCTCTCAGACAACTGGGAAAATCATCTAGACCACACACACTCATtcccacacaggaaaaaaaaaaggtgggaaaataataataatctaaaaAGTAATTTTGGTTTCATGGAAAATAGAAAATATCATGGCAACACTTGTCTCATATGACTCTTTAAGACAATCCATTTACAAGGGTTGAAAAATAGAGAAACCATGCCCTCTTTTTCTGACCATTTCTATCAGTAACTGCTTATGTCTATTGATTCGAAAAAAAAACCAAGCTTCTATATCAAGTATGAACACAGTGGAATTTATAACATAATAGACAACAGCAGACACTGCCTATGGCTGAAAGAGAGCTGAACAGGCAGACCCAAGATTTGAGCTACTCTTTCTGTCTGAGAAAAGTTACTTTGTGCTTCGCTTTCTTCCTGTTAACCCTGAGATATTACCACCTTTTTAAAGATTCAGTACCAGCATATTCAGTATCTGGACATTCTTCTCCAGACTTCCAACTCCTTTTCAAGCACTGTATTATCATAGTAAGCACAGACAACAAAACATAAATACTCGTATGATTTCAATTACTATTTCTCCTTAAGAGTATGAAAATGTTCTAAAGCATTTACATCCCATGAACTCTtagataatttttttatttaggAACCTCTAAGGAATTGTTTCCTGGGTCTTTTTTCTCTTCAGAGACAGAACTTTTTGTTAAGACTTTGCTGGATATGATGTAGGGATCAGAAAGTTAAATCAAACACGGCCCAGTTAGAGATGATCGCTGTAAAAGACTTTTTCTGACACGAATTCCAGATTGTTATTATCAACAACATCACCTCACTTTGAACGAAAACAGGAATAATGTTAAATACTTGGCTTTCAGTTGGCTGAGAGATGCACACTTCTGTCTCTGCTTTGTCACCAGGTGAACACCTGTCTTTATGGTCTTCCCAGACTTAATTTACAGAATAAATTGTAATCTTCTGCCTTCAGTAATcaaattaatttctttcctgAGTTGAGGGTCTATTCTATTATACAATGCAACTCCATATGTGATAAATAAAGAGGCACAAAAATTGGACTGTACACCCAGGATTCTCCTCTGAGTGCAGGAGAGTGCTTGGAATGTGAACCAGTACACCCAGCTGAATCTTTTCTTGCTAGTCATTTTCAGTTTATTCTACTGAATCTGGAACACGCACTTAAGGGCAGGCAACGTGTCATTTTGTGAGAGTGGTAAGAGCACAGACCGCCAAGAGACTGCATATGAAAACCGAAGTTGctcagtgacagcagcattccacGCTAGGAATGTCCAAGCAGCTGAGAGGGCTGATCTACCCTGCCTATTTTTAATGGGATGTGTCATTGGGCCTAGattaatttcagaaataaaaggtAGTTCTGCGGATATGTGAAGGGAGCTCCTATGACCCTGCTGGATTCAGGTTAGAATAATGCAATAGTGAGGTTTTCTGGTCTTTCGTTGTGCTCCACGAGGAGTGGCACTGGGGGCAGAGGAGCCGCCACACAACAGCTGATGCTGGAGAGGCACGTGCCCCCTGCCAGATGGTGCTAACGGAGGCCGTGTTTTACCCTTGTCCCAGGAAATCCAGAGTCACATGGAACACAATACGTGAATGTCCATGTCCCACCATACTCCTGTTGAGACCAGTTGACATTCTTTGGTTCCTACAGAAATCAGACTGGCTTATCTTTGGTAGAAGGCCAGGACAAGTAAATCCTGTCCTATAAATTTAGATCAGAAGACCACTTCTGCAACTTTCAGATTAGGAGTTCTGTGTCTCCACTATAATACATCTGACTAACAGGATTTAGCCTTTGTATGCAGTTAAGCTCCTTGGGGTTACAACCACTTGACTTCTAATTCAAAGAAATACGTGAGAATGCTCACATATTCCTTTATTGTACCAGCATGGCAACAAAATCCCCACAGCTGCAATGCCGTGGTTTGTCATGTAGCCAAGGACAGTTAGAGGATGTTCACTGCATCCATCCCCCAGAGGTTAATACCACAAAAAAGTCCTGTTCCAAAATACTGAAATGTCCACTATTGTAATACTTATTTCGGGATCACTGTAACACAATTGTCTTCATACATGTTGGCAGATGTAAGGCATTCTCTTTAATGCCCTGTATTTTCCCCTCGTTTGAGAAATCAATATTACTCCTCACATCTacctttttttaaatggaatatatttaagaaatagaaaaaaaggaaggCTGGCTAATAGTATATATGGTAATTTGTGAAATTATTCCAGATAAAAAAGTATAGGATTCATAAAGAGATACCAGTTTGGTATAAAACATTGAACAGTTGTATGAACTGAGTGCTAcatgataagaaaaaaaatcaaatagaacATAGTTTCGGACACGTCTTTTAATTGATGATGAATTTCTACAGTGCTACAGCATTAACAATCTCTAAAACAAATATCTGATTCTATAGCTCAACAAATCTTATAATCTTTGCAAACAAATAAGTTACTAAAAGTATTATATTGTGGTGTTTTCCTGCCTGTGTAAACTGCTAATGATagtgcatttcagaaaaaaataaaaacaataatgaGCAGCTGCAGTGCATTTACATTATTAAGAATCTCTAAGTACAATACTATACATGATACACTTAGGTAAATATTTCTGTACTTAGACTTTCACAAAGCCATCAACTAAAAGGACATAAAATACATTCAAGACTCAAAAAAGAAGCAAGAGAGTTGTAAATAAAGAGATAACATGTTTCACTTGATACAACATGACATAGAAAGTATTGTACATTTTAGAACTCGGAAGCCACTACCAGTTACGGGCCTGAACCTGACAGCAAGTTCCTATGAGAGGGCCAGTTACCCAACATCCAGGTTCTCCTTGGTTTGTCTGGGTACAGCGTTAAGTTCACTTGTCAGACTTAGTTTtgtgacccaagagttcatgagacaGGTCTTCTCTGTCTGGTAATTTATGAGGATGAATCACTTGGGAACACTGGCAAAGCCTTCAGTCCCACTGAAGGCAGCGACCCCCCCGAACAGCATCGGTGCTGTACGGAACCAGACACTGCACCCAGAGCACCAGCCCCTCTCCAGGTGCGTCCTCACCAAAGCAAGTTCCAGGAGCTTCTCTCAGCAAATACGAACCTGCCACTCCAACAGCCTTGTAAAGCCTGGCGGGCAATAACAACACTGCAACTCACTGGAGCGAGAGAACACAGCTTTGCAGAAACATGAGGTGTTTGTTTCTTAAACAGTCATTgtaacaaacacagaataaaacattttaatgggCTACAGTTAATCATCTATAAAAACTCTATGTTCAGCATGAATTTAAATTGTAAACTGGTAATAAATAATACAGTATCTCTGagcacatttaaaaatatacattatgaaataaaatttaattttcagaaaaactTTCAACCTTCTTGTTCAAAAACACATTTAACCAATCCTTTATAAATAAGTGCAGCCAGTCTGCCTGACTGAAAATTTAGATTTATGAAGCTCTCTTGCCTAGTGCAGAACAgttatttgtattaattttcctttttctttttttagggcAGATTAAGTAGGAGCTGCATTCACAAAAACTGTTAATGTAGCAGCTACCTTAAATTACTATTTCTTGTAACGGTTGTAATTTGTTCTCATCCTAGTTTATTTAGGAATCACATAAATATCCAAATATCCACTGAAGTAAGCTACTGTGAAGACTGCAAGTACCACAGTCAGAGCAGTAACTCAACCTAGATATTCAATGCACATATTTGTTTCTGGATAAGAAAAGGTAGGTTCCCTCTGGTCACAGAAAAGGTCTCCATGCACCTCCCTGTTAACTAGTCATTGCAATCTGCTCATGAACCTGGCTAAATGCTACGTTCAAGGGGAATTAGGAGAAGCATCACAGAGCACCAGTTCTCCAAGACTGTTAATTTTCAACTATACTATCGAAAGCAGCGTGGCATAGTTATCTTGGCTTACCGATTTTTCAATAAATATAGGCTTACAGATAGTAATAAAATAACTGAGTGGAGCAGAAGAGCCGTTTCTGTACCAGACCCTTTGTGCACAGCCCCTGGGAGCCCCCTGCGCAGAAGGCAGAGGGCACAGTGAGCTGCCTCCCTTCTCACATCCTCCATGGGGAAGAGGTGAGAGAAATGATGTCTCGCAACTACTGTTCACAACAGCCTCAGTGACCTTCTTGGCAGCTGACATGGAAGACGCAATTTCTCAGCGTCATATTCTTTGGTGCTGCACATGCCTGGGGCCAGGATCTGGCCTCCAGACGTTCTGGGCAGAGCTGCAAAACAAGGTGATTGACCCAGTCAGTCCTGAACAGCCCTTCCAGTGGGAACAGTGTGTGAGTGTTGGGGAACCTCAAGAGACCCAACCGCTTTCAGTTGGAGTTTATACAAAAGACACTGTGTTTACATTACTACCAATAGTAGGAAATGTCACCTGGTGAATAGGAATATCCCTCCAAATGCCTATTCCTAGTTACTGTCATTAAAAAAGCTTCATAAGGTCATACTCCATGTTGATTCATTCCAGAAGGCATATGTAGAACAAGTAAGAAAACACCTTTAGACAAACAATTTGTTTAAGACTACATCAAAACATTAAAGATGCTGACGTTTGAATACATTCCTAATATTTCATAATCAGCAGGATTCCAATGCTTTAGAAAATGAAGAATGTTGCAAAGAGGAAGACAAAAAGACAGGTGTCAATAAGAAGTTGGAAAGAGAGCACCATATGAAAATTCTACTTAACTTTTTATGTCCGTTTAACAAGCTAATTAAATGTTTCTTGATATTACATTGAAGTTTAAGTAAGCTACCTAGGATAAAGACCTGGCCCATCTGCAGTCAACGGCAAGAGGATTTTACCTGCAATTCTCACTACCTTTGAGAAGATACTAAACCAAAACGTATATATTGAGGcttcagaggaagaaaagaacatgttgtttgtttattttaaaatacatgccATGTAATCAACAAGGCAATCTCTCTGGTGTATGAAACACTGAATGCAACACTGTAAGTAATTTTTAGCTTCATGTTTATTCATTTGTCATTTAGAAAGACTCTCCTATAGCTGTAAATCACTTTTAAAATTGTATCGTTACCTTGTACACTGTTGCTTTATGAAAGTCAAAACCCAAGATTTTAGCAAACAGTGCTATTTTTTTCATGTATCATGTACAACAGGATATAAAAATAGCTTTTTGATTGACATATGATAATATCCTTAAGccacaatgaaaacaaatataATACAGTAATACAGCACAGGTATTCCTTTTATTACAGGAATAGTATCTGTGGGATGCACTCATCAGATCAAGGATTTAAAAATCACATCTTTAAAGTATTCAATGCATTTTCAATGAATTGATGGCTATGGTCTTCAGTGAGCTGCCCTGACAGtaaaaaaagagacacaaaacatAATCTAATCCTAGTTACTCATATTTCATCACACTCTTCAGCTTGCTAACcaagaaatatttctaaaaattgCCATGATATTCCTCATGGATCAAAAAGCAAGTGAAGTTTATAAAATGGTACTCTAAGAACTCTGGACAAATACAACTGCTAGTTTGAACACATGTAACACAACTATTTTGTGATTCCGTATTGTAAATGTAATTTATACTTCAAACTTTTCATAAATTTAGCTGCATATAAAACAGAGAAGTTAAATTGTAGCACCTTGCGAGAAATTTGTTCTAAAAAATACAAAGATTACACCTTTCAAAATTGTAAGAAATACAACTATTCTATCTCAAGTCCACTATGCACCTGTCATTTAAATGAAACTAATGTACATGTAATGAAGACATGCATCAATATCACAGATTTAAGGCACAAAATGGAATTTGAAAGTTAGGGATGTAGTAAATCCTTGCTTTTTTATCAAATTACTTGGTAACACCAGAAAAGGGTGTATCTACTATTTTCAGAAAAGCTGTATTATCATAGCATATCATTGAAGCTAAAAATGGAAATGCTTATTCAAGTACGGAGTTCAAACTCCTGCCAAAGGAAGATTATTCTCCAATACTGCATTACATCTAACTTAAAACCTTCCAAGAAACTGCATGCATTGATAGGCACTACTGTGTCATTCCATAACCTAACTGATCTCACTGGTAGAATCTTTCTCCTGATATTCATTGAATATTTACCTTGTTTCAATTTTATATAATCAGTTCAAGTTACACCTTCATACTTAGAAAGCCTCTTCATTTCCATGTATTTGCCACATAACAAAATATTATACATACTTAATGACTCAGTCTTTCCGACTTCTTTCTCAGTTCAACTGATTTTGTTACTGTTCTCTTGACTTTTCAGAAGATTGGCTCAATTCCTCACCCCGAGATACCCAAAATATAAGACGGTACTCCAGAAATTACCTCAGCAATCACGAAGAGTATTCTGATTTCCAGCTGCCTGATGTAGCTCTTCTGCATATACGCTCTTCCTTTGACATTAGTAATGCCAGAAGCAACTTTGTCACCAACATTATCAAGGCTTCTTACTACATTATTACATTTCAATCTTCACTCTCTGTCTCTCTAAGTATCCAAGTTTCCTCAAATGCGTTACCTTTTCTCTGAATCTCTTAGGCTGCATCTAATTCTTGTCTTTAATCCACCTCTTTGACTTCTCCCACTCAGGTATCATACAGTGTGATATCATCTGTAACTTTTATTAATATGTTGGAGATCCCTCTTGCAGATTATTGAAAACATTAAATAGAATTAGGTCAACACAGTATAAACAATTAATGGGGAGGGAACAATTAAGATTGCACAATGGGATGATTCAAAGCACAATTTATATTTTAAGACACTATTTCAAATATATTGTATCCCACTCAGCTATTTATAACAAGTTAAATATCTCACTATAGCTATAGTTTCTAAATGCAATATCATAATTTTTCTCCATACATCATTAAATGTAGAATAGGAAACATGCCAACAATCAGTCTTCCTCTGCAAACAAGTCCCATTCCAGCCTCTGACCAGAGAAAGGTAGGCACATCAAGTCTACTCCTCAGCACAAACTTTTAACCAGTTAATATTATATCTATTATTCTACAAATCTTCAAAATTACAAATCAAAATACAGAGAGATCTAAATTTGCACTGACAATCAAAAATTCAGCTCCTTTCAAAAGTCCTTCTGGAATTCTACAATGTGATCCTGTAATTCAAAGAGTGTTGAACAGCATGCTAACAGTACTTTTAACTGGAAAGGTATTATttaatataaagcttaaataacaTTTAATCCACCTAGTCTATGAAAAACATCATTACCTAATTTATGCTCTGTTTTCCAGAATACTCACTTTCAGTACAACTTATCAACTCTCCTTCTGTTCTTGGTGATGACTACAGGTCATAAGAGACCTTTCAGAATAGAAAGCACAGCAGCCAACTATTCCAGTTCTTAAAGCTATTTGTCAACCtattgaaaataagaaaataatttgtctGAAGAAATGAACAATTAAAAATCAAGGTGAAACCAAGGATGAAAAGTCAGTCTGAAGATACATTAACTGTAAAAATAATACAGTCCATGCTATTTTATGCACAGTTGTTTATTCTTGTTCCATGTTTTAAAACTTGGACTCAGAAAAATCACaggaagttttgggttttttaccccttttttttccattaaaagcaCCATAGTTACACAGCTTGATTCAATCGTCCTTTTCCACAATCACTTCTCCATAAAGCACCCTTCTTCTCTGCCGCAGCATGTGGAAGTACAGTTGTGGAAATACTTGACCAAAGCATAAAAGAAAGCAAATTAGATGAAAAAATACAACAGATCACATAacgaaaaaaatacaattttgcaGAATGATGAACTGAGGAAAAATTATCTCATAGAGTGCTGCAGTTGGTTAAGGTAAATAATAGAGTCTCTCAAACACTGCAGTGAATTACAAAATAACAATTACTTAAAAGTCATACAAGGCTGCCTGAATGTATATCCTGTGTTCAAGGAACTTTGCTCCATCTCTCCTGGCCCTCTGAGATCTATTATATTATTGTCCTGCTGATACATTTAATCCTTATATGTAATGGATAGAAAATGGGATTTATTCCTGAAGCATTAAGTTATATAAGCAACTGTAAAACTGTTAGTAAGTTATGATAGCTTAAGACATTTTTTACTCATATAAATCTCTCGTTTGCCTTCATGATttcttgtgacaaaaaaaaatcacagtgtgtGTGCATACTGTGAAAGTCCATGTTTAAAGTCAACTTCTTAAAGGAATACCTTTCATGGATGCAGATCACAGATCCTTTTCACTTCAATCTTCCTGCTTCTTAATGCCTCTCCCTAATCTCTTGCCTTGTTTCTAGCCTCATTGTCCAGACTATCTAAAATATTCTATTTGCCACGTATGGTCTAGCCCTATCGCGGTGCTGTATTTCAATCCGGTTGTTTTCTCCTTGTCTACGCTGCTTAAGTACCAGTGGAAGTAACACTGGAAGCGACAGACAGGTACTCTCTCTAATCTTAGTTCTGGTTAGCCAAATGATCTGTGGCTTCTGGTATCCAGAAGTACAAGGACAATCTGATTAAACCAGGGACTGAAGTGTGTTCAGAGAGGTTCGGGAGGTAGATTATTGTGAAAATTAAATCTGGGAGAATATTGCTTCAAGACTTTCCCAAACGTGCTCAAATGGTGATTTTCAGAGGTGAGACATAAATGGATACTAAAGGCAATAAGAACAATGCAAAATGCTAACACAACTTGCAGGACAATTTTTTAACTATTGCTTTGAAGTGGCAGAGGCAGTAGAAATTCTCTGCAATGCAATTACAGACATTTTTGTGTGTAaccaaaagggttttttttacttcatcCAAGTCTTAGAAATGTTTTTAGCATTTTCACTGAAATTTTTAAGATAGCTTATGTTCTAAGACACATGACAGGATGGAAAATTTCAGCCTAACCAATCAAAGCACAGCAAAACCTGGAACAACAGAAAGCAGCCTTTTATCATAGAAAGTGTTCAGCAAATTTAACTACAGGCAGTGTTTCTAGCATTGCTGATCATTATTATGTTCATAGTGTTACTACAGTTAAGTAATACTTACATGGCACATAGGAGCACATCACAATAATAAGGAAGTAATAGTAGTCAAAGGAGACATTGTATTTGTTGGGAAGTCTCAGTGAAAACATTCCTGTTTTCTTCACATAGGGTAAAGCAGCATATATGGTTAGCAGTTCACCTGCAACTCCAGCAGGATACAAAATGATAAAAAAGTTGTATctgcataaaaacaaacaaacaaacaaaaataaaaaaaaccaaaccaaacaaaacaaccaaaaaaacaaaacaaaacaaaaaacaaactcttgTGAGAAATACTCCATGAAtttaaaacttccttttggtATTATTAGTTGCACAGAAACATACTACAGTAGTTCCTGCGCCAAAATCAAGGAGCGCATCCTGATTTGGCACAGAATACCAGTTTCGGTTAATCTGGATAGTGTTACTTAGGTTTACAGAGAATGCATTCCTCAgttctttcatttaaaaccagTTAAGTATCAGAATCTTTGTATGCTTTTCTAATACTAAAGAGTAAAAGAATCTGCAAATTTGTAGTGTCCAATAATGtcgagttgtttttttttaatttactgattTTGTTCCTGTTGCCACCAACAGGATTCAGATTAGGACAGGATCCCAAATTCAGATGATCCCAAGTATGTTTGTCACAGTGCACACACACTGGGTCATCATTACGTATTATAATTTCTTTGAATACAATGAAAATGCTGAGAAACATCACAAGTCCATTTTACCAACTCCCACATGGGAAATCCAAATATGACTACGTTTACCACTAATGGAAAGGGAAATTAAAAGAGAGTGCCAGAAACTTATCAGATCCATTTTAAAATGGGAAGAAGATGTTCAAATAAAAGGTGACGGTATTAAGTTTAAAGAAAATGTGGTATGAATGCCAAAAGCCATTTAGGTGGTGACAGAATGAAAAATGCAATCAATAGGGTTTGTGCTGTCATTCTGCACAGTGCACGATGGGGATGCAGTTTCTCCTAAGAAACAGCTCTCAAGCTCACGCAGGGAGCAGCAATGAATGACAGCTGTCACACAGAGAGACAGGTACAGAGGGCACTCCATGACCAAAAGAGATGAGATCCGAAACAGCAGCAACCAAACATGAAGCCCTCCTAGGAGCAAACAGGCTCTAAGGACTCAGAGGCCAGAGAACAGACTGGAGGAGGTGTAAAAAGGAACTGATGCCATGACCTACACAGTTTATCTCTATGAAAAGAGAACACATTTTCAAAGGTTTTGTCTATGGTATATTTTACCATATCCCTCTGCTGCGAGAATGGCAGTTTTCCCTATTGTCTGTTATAAGGAAACAAAATTTCTATCATTCAAGATACACTGACTTGATGGCAAAAAGTGTAGCTGTCAATGCAGTACTTTCTGAATGCATTTCTCTTTCTGAAGCCCACATAAAAATGTATTAATGAAATCAGACCTGATTACGTTAAAGTTTGCCATTTAGTGGTTAAACATAACCAAGCCCACCACCTTAGGGATTAGCAAAAAGACAATATATTATAAGAATGGACATAAATATCAGACATATCAAAGAAGTGTATTAGAAGCATCAGAACTGCATTATctataaaagaaaggaaaataaagaaacacaCTTTTAAATGAGAGCTGCCTGTACTGAATATAGGTAAGATATTTTCCTTCTAATAGTGTCTGTCTGTCTTCCACATATATTTTTCAAACAATGACTACAGAGAACACTACTCTTCCATTTAAGTCTGCGGATAAACATGCAGTCTCTGTAATGTATCTGATCTATTGGCCAAACCTAAGTAtgcttcaaaatcaaagcagtttTGATATGGAACACACTTTTTATGTGTGCTAAACTAAGTCAATATTTAGCTTCACTACATGAATATAGCGTTACAAAAGCTCTGACAAAGTCTCATAAAGTAATAATACGCATAAGATTCAGTGACAACAACTCCCACATTTTCAAAGACCTGCAATCCACAAAGAATAGCACAGGTGCCTAATTTGGGCCACCTTAAGGAGTCATACTGTAAGTTAAAAGATGACTtcaaagataaagaaaaatatttagattAAAGCAGAGTTCAAACCATGagacacagaaagcaaagaacaaATCACATGCCAAAATCtcagctaaaatatttttaacgTTTTAAACCAAGTAACAATGATCCCAAGTAGAGAAAGCAACTGACTTGCACTCTGCTGACATGTAACCAAAGCTCAAACGTTTGCTCTCCTGTGTGTTAGCTCAGCATGCGCAAAACTAGCGTGCACAGAACCACGAGAAACTCAAGTGCAAGACGTCTCCACCTGGCCCATTTAATGAAGTATGGCAAATGGTTCAGCAGGTTGAATGTGTAGAAGGAATAGCGAGTAATCTCTGTCACAGTCCATACGACCAGAAAAAGAATAACGCTCTCCTCATTCTGGATCTGCAGAAGTATAAAGAACCAACACTTTCTTCATCCTTAAGCTTCTTCTCTTGTGCAAACTGCAATAGACTTCTGTTTTAGATATACGGAACAGAACTAACATCttgtaaagaaagaaaattttggCAGAAAACTGATATGCTGAAACCATTACCATGTACAATTCTTTATCATAGGTATTTACTAACATACAGACTTCTTGCAAGTGATCAATCTGTATCCATTATGCAAATATTGAAATATAAAACCTTACAAGTAAGCTTACTCCTTCTCTTTATTCTTTATCTGCATTTTCACTGTCTGTCTCCCTCTTTTTATTTGTGGTtgat from Patagioenas fasciata isolate bPatFas1 chromosome 2, bPatFas1.hap1, whole genome shotgun sequence harbors:
- the HACD1 gene encoding very-long-chain (3R)-3-hydroxyacyl-CoA dehydratase 1 isoform X2; the protein is MASSEEDGGGNGAVEEKENGKKRRLGALATAWLIFYNVAMTAGWLVLGIAMVRYYIQKGTHRGLFRSVQKTLKFFQTFALLEVVHCAVVHTSVLVTGVQVSSRIFMVWFIAHSIKQIQNEESVILFLVVWTVTEITRYSFYTFNLLNHLPYFIKWARYNFFIILYPAGVAGELLTIYAALPYVKKTGMFSLRLPNKYNVSFDYYYFLIIVMCSYVPLFPQLYFHMLRQRRRVLYGEVIVEKDD
- the HACD1 gene encoding very-long-chain (3R)-3-hydroxyacyl-CoA dehydratase 1 isoform X1 — protein: MASSEEDGGGNGAVEEKENGKKRRLGALATAWLIFYNVAMTAGWLVLGIAMVRYYIQKGTHRGLFRSVQKTLKFFQTFALLEVVHCAVGIVHTSVLVTGVQVSSRIFMVWFIAHSIKQIQNEESVILFLVVWTVTEITRYSFYTFNLLNHLPYFIKWARYNFFIILYPAGVAGELLTIYAALPYVKKTGMFSLRLPNKYNVSFDYYYFLIIVMCSYVPLFPQLYFHMLRQRRRVLYGEVIVEKDD